One region of Primulina tabacum isolate GXHZ01 chromosome 17, ASM2559414v2, whole genome shotgun sequence genomic DNA includes:
- the LOC142530852 gene encoding protein PSK SIMULATOR 1-like isoform X2: MGGRSSKLSSTKNPYAGRSIGQEKQYSQRQKRQNTMEEGQILVKESQKLPAPYGNVSNDEFYDGIPQYRRSILSQKSRSLRVSEVSSLLGRAGSVGLERAVEVLDTLGSSMTNLNSSRSGFVSGASTQNNELSILAFEVANTIVKGSNLMHSLSKRSIRKLKDVVLPAESVQQLISTDEDKLLKIVAADKREELKVFLEEVVRFGNRCKDPQWHNLDRFFEKRSSDRNPQKHSREVAESVMQQLMTSVQLTAELYQEQHGLERFEQDFLLRRLEEFKNNVSQKGDRDHNLIIMAAELKSQKKLVKSLKKKSLWSRRMEDVMGQLVDIVLFLNQEINDTLGNPVVEGRRPENGSHSSQQTLGDAGLALHYANIILQIDSIVARSSSLSPKARDTLYQSLPPNVKASLRSKLQSFKIEKELTVTEIKDEMEKTLSWLVPTATNTAKVHHGFGWVGEWANTGSEQNRRTAAAPIDVMKIETLQHADRQKTETYILDLLLWLNYLVSRSKSRPKAIGIAKITPLKESEEQPIDMKNDSVSSPSLCKDDQELILDKPDTRLGDDTPLDVIDRVEIELSLADVDYGGSWS, encoded by the exons ATGGGAGGGCGGAGTTCGAAGCTGTCTTCAACAAAGAATCCTTATGCTGGCAGGAGCATAGGTCAAGAAAAGCAGTATTCCCAGAGGCAGAAACGGCAAAATACAATGGAGGAAGGTCAAATATTAGTGAAAGAATCCCAGAAATTGCCAGCTCCATACGGAAATGTCagtaatgatgaattttatgatggGATTCCGCAGTATAGGAGGAGTATTTTATCCCAGAAATCAAGATCATTAAGG GTTTCGGAAGTGAGTTCTCTTTTGGGGAGAGCAGGCAGTGTTGGCCTTGAAAGGGCTGTTGAAGTTTTAGACACACTAGGAAGTAGTATGACCAATCTTAACTCGAGCCGATCAGGTTTTGTTTCTGGAGCATCAACCCAAAACAATGAACTCTCAATCCTGGCATTCGAGGTTGCCAATACGATTGTTAAGGGATCAAACCTTATGCATTCGCTTTCAAAACGAAGCATACGAAAACTAAAAGACGTGGTGCTTCCAGCAGAGAGTGTTCAACAATTAATATCAACAGACGAGGATAAACTTTTGAAGATTGTTGCCGCAGACAAGAG GGAGGAGCTGAAAGTTTTCTTGGAAGAAGTAGTTCGCTTTGGAAATCGGTGTAAAGATCCACAGTGGCATAATTTGGACCGCTTCTTTGAGAA GCGTAGTAGCGATCGTAATCCTCAGAAGCACTCGAGAGAAGTAGCAGAATCCGTGATGCAGCAACTGATGACTTCGGTTCAACTGACAGCC GAGCTATACCAGGAACAGCACGGATTAGAAAGGTTTGAACAAGATTTTCTTCTCAGGCGTCTGGAAGAATTTAAAAACAATGTTTCACAAAAAG GGGATAGGGACCACAACCTAATCATTATGGCAGCAGAATTGAAAAGCCAAAAGAAGCTAGTGAAAAGTTTGAAAAAGAAATCGCTTTGGTCCAGAAGAATGGAAGAC GTTATGGGGCAGCTTGTAGATATTGTGCTATTCTTGAACCAGGAAATAAACGATACGCTGGGCAATCCAG TAGTAGAAGGAAGAAGACCAGAAAATGGGTCGCACAGTAGCCAGCAGACATTGGGGGATGCTGGACTTGCCTTACATTATGCTAACATCATTCTTCAAATTGATTCGATT GTAGCTCGTTCTAGTTCTCTGTCTCCAAAAGCCAGGGACACTTTGTATCAGAGCTTGCCACCAAATGTTAAAGCTTCTTTGCGATCCAAATTGCAGTCTTTCAAAATCGAGAAGGAG CTCACTGTGACAGAAATCAAAGATGAGATGGAAAAGACTTTGAGTTGGCTCGTTCCTACTGCTACAAACACTGCTAA AGTTCATCATGGCTTTGGTTGGGTTGGAGAGTGGGCCAACACAGG GTCGGAACAGAATCGCAGGACAGCTGCTGCTCCAATTGATGTTATGAAAATTGAGACGCTACAGCATGCAGACAGGCAGAAAACAGAAACTTACATTCTTGATCTCTTGTTATGGCTAAATTATTTGGTTAGCCGATCCAAATCTAGGCCCAAGGCCATTGGCATTGCAAAGATAACCCCTCTCAAGGAATCTGAAGAACAACCAATTGACATGAAAAACGATTCGGTTTCATCACCATCTTTGTGCAAGGACGATCAAGAGCTGATACTTGACAAACCTGACACTAGACTTGGTGATGATACACCGTTGGATGTGATTGATAGAGTTGAGATCGAGTTATCACTAGCAGATGTTGATTATGGCGGTTCTTGGTCATAA
- the LOC142530851 gene encoding putative late blight resistance protein homolog R1A-10 isoform X1, translated as MKIVDSRYIINLVLVGDIPIWYLAPKIKNNYVVGAPRNSRDPKVETEPQIKKLTGVDDIIGFKDEIIKIADQLTGGPKQLQIISIFGMPGLGKTTLAKKLYDDPTVVMRFDCCAWCVVSQIYWRRNLLVHLLSTVSDLEHDKIIGMATENLGVELYKNLKGRRYLIVLDDVWNSYELDDIRRYLPGDGNGSRILLTSRHKDVAPSDSIIHPLPFLSNEQCWELLRKKVLQKDDFPQELVDLGRKIAEHCQGLPLAVVVIASALANMDKKKSSWSEVAESLSSHISKDPNKWMSVLELSYEHLPSHLKPCFLYFGAFPEYREISVWKLISLWIAEGFVQKQGQKSLYEVAEDYLMEIMNRGLLLVSRRRPDGRIKSCNIHDLLREMCLRKAKEDNFLNLIKHRFSIYERHHRLCIHHDSIHTESRPFGHHVRSWFGYWPDVTLISSRLKLLRVLDLSTPERPEDLRKADDLYLTGVEQLVHLRYMEVKLMVNYITPSIWSLQKLEFLVLDGYGTIEIPETVLNLVKLRNLRIRKHAQFSESFIRCVIVEKDMQMSSLESISNLRIVHENDEKILKCLPSLCRLKCETRPLWDSVERCRRYLVLDYLTRLESLHISRLDSEFKYSDTINFPASLKKLTLREFKLSSIEMSMIGRLPRLEVLKLLYTWFDGKEWKTNEDEFQELKFLKLEALQIHRWNMLSEHFPKLEQLVIQKCWKLKKFPSSLGDISTLQSIDIHSCRKSVADSALQIQKEQLEMGNEELKLNISGSCW; from the exons ATGAAGATAGTTGATTCCAGATATATTATCAACTTAGTTTTGGTTGGAGATATTCCCATCTGGTATCTCGCCCCTAAAATCAAGAATAATTATGTTGTTGGAGCTCCAAGAAATTCTAGAGATCCCAAGGTAGAGACAGaaccacaaataaaaaaattaactgGAGTTGATGATATCATAGGATTCAAAGATGAGATAATAAAAATTGCTGATCAATTAACTGGAGGACCGAAACAGCTACAAATCATCTCCATATTCGGAATGCCTGGACTTGGCAAGACCACTTTAGCCAAGAAACTGTATGATGATCCTACAGTTGTCATGCGATTCGACTGTTGTGCTTGGTGTGTTGTTTCTCAGATATATTGGAGAAGAAATCTATTAGTCCACCTTTTGAGTACTGTCAGTGACCTTGagcatgataaaataataggTATGGCGACTGAGAATTTGGGTGTGGAGCTTTACAAAAATTTAAAGGGTCGGAGATACCTGATTGTTTTGGATGATGTATGGAATTCATATGAATTGGATGACATCAGAAGATATCTCCCAGGTGATGGAAACGGAAGTAGAATATTGCTCACCAGTCGACATAAAGATGTGGCTCCATCAGATAGCATTATTCATCCACTTCCCTTTCTGTCGAATGAACAGTGTTGGGAGTTACTTCGAAAAAAGGTGCTCCAGAAAGATGATTTCCCTCAAGAATTGGTAGACTTAGGGAGGAAAATTGCAGAACATTGTCAAGGACTGCCTCTAGCTGTAGTTGTGATTGCTTCAGCTCTTGCAAACATGGACAAGAAAAAGAGCTCATGGAGTGAGGTTGCTGAAAGCCTTAGTTCTCATATTTCTAAAGACCCGAACAAGTGGATGAGCGTACTGGAGCTTAGTTACGAACATTTACCATCTCATTTGAAGCCGTGTTTTCTGTATTTCGGAGCATTTCCGGAATATAGAGAAATTTCAGTTTGGAAGTTAATATCGCTGTGGATTGCAGAAGGGTTTGTTCAAAAACAAGGGCAGAAGAGCTTATATGAGGTAGCAGAAGATTATCTGATGGAGATAATGAATAGAGGTCTATTGCTTGTATCCCGAAGACGACCAGATGGTAGAATTAAATCATGTAACATTCATGATTTATTGCGTGAGATGTGCTTGAGAAAAGCAAAAGAAGATAACTTTCTAAACTTGATCAAACA TAGATTTTCAATATATGAGCGGCATCACCGCCTTTGTATCCACCATGACTCCATACATACCGAATCAAGACCTTTTGGTCATCACGTCCGCTCTTGGTTTGGTTATTGGCCAGATGTTACATTAATTTCTTCCCGGCTAAAACTTTTGAGGGTCCTGGATTTGTCCACACCAGAACGTCCTGAGGACTTGCGAAAAGCAGATGATCTTTATCTAACTGGAGTCGAGCAGCTGGTTCATTTGAGATACATGGAAGTGAAATTGATGGTAAACTACATAACTCCATCAATATGGAGCCTTCAAAAACTAGAGTTTCTTGTTCTTGATGGCTATGGAACCATAGAAATCCCAGAGACGGTTCTGAATCTGGTGAAATTGAGAAATCTTCGCATCAGGAAGCATGCACAATTCAGTGAATCTTTCATTAGATGTGTAATTGTGGAAAAGGACATGCAAATGAGTAGCCTGGAAAGCATTTCTAATCTTCGAATTGTTCATGAGAATGATGAGAAAATCTTGAAATGCTTACCCTCCCTTTGCAGGCTGAAATGTGAAACTAGACCTTTGTGGGATTCTGTAGAGAGGTGTCGTAGATATCTTGTGTTAGATTACCTTACTCGGCTTGAATCACTCCATATATCCCGCTTAGATAGCGAGTTCAAGTATTCGGACACGATCAACTTTCCTGCGAGTCTTAAGAAACTGACTCTACGTGAATTCAAATTGTCTTCAATAGAGATGTCAATGATAGGGAGATTACCGAGACTTGAGGTTCTGAAATTGCTGTATACTTGGTTTGATGGAAAAGAATGGAAGACCAATGAGGATGAGTTCCAGGAGCTCAAATTCTTGAAGCTAGAAGCGCTACAAATTCATAGATGGAACATGTTGAGCGAGCATTTTCCCAAGCTTGAACAACTGGTTATACAGAAGTGCTGGAAACTTAAGAAATTCCCATCCAGCTTAGGAGATATTTCAACACTACAGAGCATCGACATACATTCGTGCAGAAAATCTGTAGCAGATTCAGCTCTTCAAATCCAAAAAGAACAACTGGAGATGGGAAATGAAGAGCTTAAGCTCAATATTTCTGGTTCTTGCTGGTAA
- the LOC142530852 gene encoding protein PSK SIMULATOR 1-like isoform X1 — protein sequence MGGRSSKLSSTKNPYAGRSIGQEKQYSQRQKRQNTMEEGQILVKESQKLPAPYGNVSNDEFYDGIPQYRRSILSQKSRSLRVSEVSSLLGRAGSVGLERAVEVLDTLGSSMTNLNSSRSGFVSGASTQNNELSILAFEVANTIVKGSNLMHSLSKRSIRKLKDVVLPAESVQQLISTDEDKLLKIVAADKREELKVFLEEVVRFGNRCKDPQWHNLDRFFEKRSSDRNPQKHSREVAESVMQQLMTSVQLTAELYQEQHGLERFEQDFLLRRLEEFKNNVSQKGDRDHNLIIMAAELKSQKKLVKSLKKKSLWSRRMEDVMGQLVDIVLFLNQEINDTLGNPEVVEGRRPENGSHSSQQTLGDAGLALHYANIILQIDSIVARSSSLSPKARDTLYQSLPPNVKASLRSKLQSFKIEKELTVTEIKDEMEKTLSWLVPTATNTAKVHHGFGWVGEWANTGSEQNRRTAAAPIDVMKIETLQHADRQKTETYILDLLLWLNYLVSRSKSRPKAIGIAKITPLKESEEQPIDMKNDSVSSPSLCKDDQELILDKPDTRLGDDTPLDVIDRVEIELSLADVDYGGSWS from the exons ATGGGAGGGCGGAGTTCGAAGCTGTCTTCAACAAAGAATCCTTATGCTGGCAGGAGCATAGGTCAAGAAAAGCAGTATTCCCAGAGGCAGAAACGGCAAAATACAATGGAGGAAGGTCAAATATTAGTGAAAGAATCCCAGAAATTGCCAGCTCCATACGGAAATGTCagtaatgatgaattttatgatggGATTCCGCAGTATAGGAGGAGTATTTTATCCCAGAAATCAAGATCATTAAGG GTTTCGGAAGTGAGTTCTCTTTTGGGGAGAGCAGGCAGTGTTGGCCTTGAAAGGGCTGTTGAAGTTTTAGACACACTAGGAAGTAGTATGACCAATCTTAACTCGAGCCGATCAGGTTTTGTTTCTGGAGCATCAACCCAAAACAATGAACTCTCAATCCTGGCATTCGAGGTTGCCAATACGATTGTTAAGGGATCAAACCTTATGCATTCGCTTTCAAAACGAAGCATACGAAAACTAAAAGACGTGGTGCTTCCAGCAGAGAGTGTTCAACAATTAATATCAACAGACGAGGATAAACTTTTGAAGATTGTTGCCGCAGACAAGAG GGAGGAGCTGAAAGTTTTCTTGGAAGAAGTAGTTCGCTTTGGAAATCGGTGTAAAGATCCACAGTGGCATAATTTGGACCGCTTCTTTGAGAA GCGTAGTAGCGATCGTAATCCTCAGAAGCACTCGAGAGAAGTAGCAGAATCCGTGATGCAGCAACTGATGACTTCGGTTCAACTGACAGCC GAGCTATACCAGGAACAGCACGGATTAGAAAGGTTTGAACAAGATTTTCTTCTCAGGCGTCTGGAAGAATTTAAAAACAATGTTTCACAAAAAG GGGATAGGGACCACAACCTAATCATTATGGCAGCAGAATTGAAAAGCCAAAAGAAGCTAGTGAAAAGTTTGAAAAAGAAATCGCTTTGGTCCAGAAGAATGGAAGAC GTTATGGGGCAGCTTGTAGATATTGTGCTATTCTTGAACCAGGAAATAAACGATACGCTGGGCAATCCAG AAGTAGTAGAAGGAAGAAGACCAGAAAATGGGTCGCACAGTAGCCAGCAGACATTGGGGGATGCTGGACTTGCCTTACATTATGCTAACATCATTCTTCAAATTGATTCGATT GTAGCTCGTTCTAGTTCTCTGTCTCCAAAAGCCAGGGACACTTTGTATCAGAGCTTGCCACCAAATGTTAAAGCTTCTTTGCGATCCAAATTGCAGTCTTTCAAAATCGAGAAGGAG CTCACTGTGACAGAAATCAAAGATGAGATGGAAAAGACTTTGAGTTGGCTCGTTCCTACTGCTACAAACACTGCTAA AGTTCATCATGGCTTTGGTTGGGTTGGAGAGTGGGCCAACACAGG GTCGGAACAGAATCGCAGGACAGCTGCTGCTCCAATTGATGTTATGAAAATTGAGACGCTACAGCATGCAGACAGGCAGAAAACAGAAACTTACATTCTTGATCTCTTGTTATGGCTAAATTATTTGGTTAGCCGATCCAAATCTAGGCCCAAGGCCATTGGCATTGCAAAGATAACCCCTCTCAAGGAATCTGAAGAACAACCAATTGACATGAAAAACGATTCGGTTTCATCACCATCTTTGTGCAAGGACGATCAAGAGCTGATACTTGACAAACCTGACACTAGACTTGGTGATGATACACCGTTGGATGTGATTGATAGAGTTGAGATCGAGTTATCACTAGCAGATGTTGATTATGGCGGTTCTTGGTCATAA
- the LOC142530851 gene encoding putative late blight resistance protein homolog R1A-10 isoform X2 has translation MKIVDSRYIINLVLVGDIPIWYLAPKIKNNYVVGAPRNSRDPKVETEPQIKKLTGVDDIIGFKDEIIKIADQLTGGPKQLQIISIFGMPGLGKTTLAKKLYDDPTVVMRFDCCAWCVVSQIYWRRNLLVHLLSTVSDLEHDKIIGMATENLGVELYKNLKGRRYLIVLDDVWNSYELDDIRRYLPGDGNGSRILLTSRHKDVAPSDSIIHPLPFLSNEQCWELLRKKVLQKDDFPQELVDLGRKIAEHCQGLPLAVVVIASALANMDKKKSSWSEVAESLSSHISKDPNKWMSVLELSYEHLPSHLKPCFLYFGAFPEYREISVWKLISLWIAEGFVQKQGQKSLYEVAEDYLMEIMNRGLLLVSRRRPDGRIKSCNIHDLLREMCLRKAKEDNFLNLIKQFSIYERHHRLCIHHDSIHTESRPFGHHVRSWFGYWPDVTLISSRLKLLRVLDLSTPERPEDLRKADDLYLTGVEQLVHLRYMEVKLMVNYITPSIWSLQKLEFLVLDGYGTIEIPETVLNLVKLRNLRIRKHAQFSESFIRCVIVEKDMQMSSLESISNLRIVHENDEKILKCLPSLCRLKCETRPLWDSVERCRRYLVLDYLTRLESLHISRLDSEFKYSDTINFPASLKKLTLREFKLSSIEMSMIGRLPRLEVLKLLYTWFDGKEWKTNEDEFQELKFLKLEALQIHRWNMLSEHFPKLEQLVIQKCWKLKKFPSSLGDISTLQSIDIHSCRKSVADSALQIQKEQLEMGNEELKLNISGSCW, from the exons ATGAAGATAGTTGATTCCAGATATATTATCAACTTAGTTTTGGTTGGAGATATTCCCATCTGGTATCTCGCCCCTAAAATCAAGAATAATTATGTTGTTGGAGCTCCAAGAAATTCTAGAGATCCCAAGGTAGAGACAGaaccacaaataaaaaaattaactgGAGTTGATGATATCATAGGATTCAAAGATGAGATAATAAAAATTGCTGATCAATTAACTGGAGGACCGAAACAGCTACAAATCATCTCCATATTCGGAATGCCTGGACTTGGCAAGACCACTTTAGCCAAGAAACTGTATGATGATCCTACAGTTGTCATGCGATTCGACTGTTGTGCTTGGTGTGTTGTTTCTCAGATATATTGGAGAAGAAATCTATTAGTCCACCTTTTGAGTACTGTCAGTGACCTTGagcatgataaaataataggTATGGCGACTGAGAATTTGGGTGTGGAGCTTTACAAAAATTTAAAGGGTCGGAGATACCTGATTGTTTTGGATGATGTATGGAATTCATATGAATTGGATGACATCAGAAGATATCTCCCAGGTGATGGAAACGGAAGTAGAATATTGCTCACCAGTCGACATAAAGATGTGGCTCCATCAGATAGCATTATTCATCCACTTCCCTTTCTGTCGAATGAACAGTGTTGGGAGTTACTTCGAAAAAAGGTGCTCCAGAAAGATGATTTCCCTCAAGAATTGGTAGACTTAGGGAGGAAAATTGCAGAACATTGTCAAGGACTGCCTCTAGCTGTAGTTGTGATTGCTTCAGCTCTTGCAAACATGGACAAGAAAAAGAGCTCATGGAGTGAGGTTGCTGAAAGCCTTAGTTCTCATATTTCTAAAGACCCGAACAAGTGGATGAGCGTACTGGAGCTTAGTTACGAACATTTACCATCTCATTTGAAGCCGTGTTTTCTGTATTTCGGAGCATTTCCGGAATATAGAGAAATTTCAGTTTGGAAGTTAATATCGCTGTGGATTGCAGAAGGGTTTGTTCAAAAACAAGGGCAGAAGAGCTTATATGAGGTAGCAGAAGATTATCTGATGGAGATAATGAATAGAGGTCTATTGCTTGTATCCCGAAGACGACCAGATGGTAGAATTAAATCATGTAACATTCATGATTTATTGCGTGAGATGTGCTTGAGAAAAGCAAAAGAAGATAACTTTCTAAACTTGATCAAACA ATTTTCAATATATGAGCGGCATCACCGCCTTTGTATCCACCATGACTCCATACATACCGAATCAAGACCTTTTGGTCATCACGTCCGCTCTTGGTTTGGTTATTGGCCAGATGTTACATTAATTTCTTCCCGGCTAAAACTTTTGAGGGTCCTGGATTTGTCCACACCAGAACGTCCTGAGGACTTGCGAAAAGCAGATGATCTTTATCTAACTGGAGTCGAGCAGCTGGTTCATTTGAGATACATGGAAGTGAAATTGATGGTAAACTACATAACTCCATCAATATGGAGCCTTCAAAAACTAGAGTTTCTTGTTCTTGATGGCTATGGAACCATAGAAATCCCAGAGACGGTTCTGAATCTGGTGAAATTGAGAAATCTTCGCATCAGGAAGCATGCACAATTCAGTGAATCTTTCATTAGATGTGTAATTGTGGAAAAGGACATGCAAATGAGTAGCCTGGAAAGCATTTCTAATCTTCGAATTGTTCATGAGAATGATGAGAAAATCTTGAAATGCTTACCCTCCCTTTGCAGGCTGAAATGTGAAACTAGACCTTTGTGGGATTCTGTAGAGAGGTGTCGTAGATATCTTGTGTTAGATTACCTTACTCGGCTTGAATCACTCCATATATCCCGCTTAGATAGCGAGTTCAAGTATTCGGACACGATCAACTTTCCTGCGAGTCTTAAGAAACTGACTCTACGTGAATTCAAATTGTCTTCAATAGAGATGTCAATGATAGGGAGATTACCGAGACTTGAGGTTCTGAAATTGCTGTATACTTGGTTTGATGGAAAAGAATGGAAGACCAATGAGGATGAGTTCCAGGAGCTCAAATTCTTGAAGCTAGAAGCGCTACAAATTCATAGATGGAACATGTTGAGCGAGCATTTTCCCAAGCTTGAACAACTGGTTATACAGAAGTGCTGGAAACTTAAGAAATTCCCATCCAGCTTAGGAGATATTTCAACACTACAGAGCATCGACATACATTCGTGCAGAAAATCTGTAGCAGATTCAGCTCTTCAAATCCAAAAAGAACAACTGGAGATGGGAAATGAAGAGCTTAAGCTCAATATTTCTGGTTCTTGCTGGTAA
- the LOC142530852 gene encoding protein PSK SIMULATOR 1-like isoform X3, protein MGGRSSKLSSTKNPYAGRSIGQEKQYSQRQKRQNTMEEGQILVKESQKLPAPYGNVSNDEFYDGIPQYRRSILSQKSRSLRVSEVSSLLGRAGSVGLERAVEVLDTLGSSMTNLNSSRSGFVSGASTQNNELSILAFEVANTIVKGSNLMHSLSKRSIRKLKDVVLPAESVQQLISTDEDKLLKIVAADKREELKVFLEEVVRFGNRCKDPQWHNLDRFFEKRSSDRNPQKHSREVAESVMQQLMTSVQLTAELYQEQHGLERFEQDFLLRRLEEFKNNVSQKGDRDHNLIIMAAELKSQKKLVKSLKKKSLWSRRMEDVMGQLVDIVLFLNQEINDTLGNPVEGRRPENGSHSSQQTLGDAGLALHYANIILQIDSIVARSSSLSPKARDTLYQSLPPNVKASLRSKLQSFKIEKELTVTEIKDEMEKTLSWLVPTATNTAKVHHGFGWVGEWANTGSEQNRRTAAAPIDVMKIETLQHADRQKTETYILDLLLWLNYLVSRSKSRPKAIGIAKITPLKESEEQPIDMKNDSVSSPSLCKDDQELILDKPDTRLGDDTPLDVIDRVEIELSLADVDYGGSWS, encoded by the exons ATGGGAGGGCGGAGTTCGAAGCTGTCTTCAACAAAGAATCCTTATGCTGGCAGGAGCATAGGTCAAGAAAAGCAGTATTCCCAGAGGCAGAAACGGCAAAATACAATGGAGGAAGGTCAAATATTAGTGAAAGAATCCCAGAAATTGCCAGCTCCATACGGAAATGTCagtaatgatgaattttatgatggGATTCCGCAGTATAGGAGGAGTATTTTATCCCAGAAATCAAGATCATTAAGG GTTTCGGAAGTGAGTTCTCTTTTGGGGAGAGCAGGCAGTGTTGGCCTTGAAAGGGCTGTTGAAGTTTTAGACACACTAGGAAGTAGTATGACCAATCTTAACTCGAGCCGATCAGGTTTTGTTTCTGGAGCATCAACCCAAAACAATGAACTCTCAATCCTGGCATTCGAGGTTGCCAATACGATTGTTAAGGGATCAAACCTTATGCATTCGCTTTCAAAACGAAGCATACGAAAACTAAAAGACGTGGTGCTTCCAGCAGAGAGTGTTCAACAATTAATATCAACAGACGAGGATAAACTTTTGAAGATTGTTGCCGCAGACAAGAG GGAGGAGCTGAAAGTTTTCTTGGAAGAAGTAGTTCGCTTTGGAAATCGGTGTAAAGATCCACAGTGGCATAATTTGGACCGCTTCTTTGAGAA GCGTAGTAGCGATCGTAATCCTCAGAAGCACTCGAGAGAAGTAGCAGAATCCGTGATGCAGCAACTGATGACTTCGGTTCAACTGACAGCC GAGCTATACCAGGAACAGCACGGATTAGAAAGGTTTGAACAAGATTTTCTTCTCAGGCGTCTGGAAGAATTTAAAAACAATGTTTCACAAAAAG GGGATAGGGACCACAACCTAATCATTATGGCAGCAGAATTGAAAAGCCAAAAGAAGCTAGTGAAAAGTTTGAAAAAGAAATCGCTTTGGTCCAGAAGAATGGAAGAC GTTATGGGGCAGCTTGTAGATATTGTGCTATTCTTGAACCAGGAAATAAACGATACGCTGGGCAATCCAG TAGAAGGAAGAAGACCAGAAAATGGGTCGCACAGTAGCCAGCAGACATTGGGGGATGCTGGACTTGCCTTACATTATGCTAACATCATTCTTCAAATTGATTCGATT GTAGCTCGTTCTAGTTCTCTGTCTCCAAAAGCCAGGGACACTTTGTATCAGAGCTTGCCACCAAATGTTAAAGCTTCTTTGCGATCCAAATTGCAGTCTTTCAAAATCGAGAAGGAG CTCACTGTGACAGAAATCAAAGATGAGATGGAAAAGACTTTGAGTTGGCTCGTTCCTACTGCTACAAACACTGCTAA AGTTCATCATGGCTTTGGTTGGGTTGGAGAGTGGGCCAACACAGG GTCGGAACAGAATCGCAGGACAGCTGCTGCTCCAATTGATGTTATGAAAATTGAGACGCTACAGCATGCAGACAGGCAGAAAACAGAAACTTACATTCTTGATCTCTTGTTATGGCTAAATTATTTGGTTAGCCGATCCAAATCTAGGCCCAAGGCCATTGGCATTGCAAAGATAACCCCTCTCAAGGAATCTGAAGAACAACCAATTGACATGAAAAACGATTCGGTTTCATCACCATCTTTGTGCAAGGACGATCAAGAGCTGATACTTGACAAACCTGACACTAGACTTGGTGATGATACACCGTTGGATGTGATTGATAGAGTTGAGATCGAGTTATCACTAGCAGATGTTGATTATGGCGGTTCTTGGTCATAA